In Campylobacter porcelli, the sequence CCATTGTGGAAGTATGGAGCAGTCTCTGTTACATTTCTTAAAGTAGGAGTTTTAACCATACCATTTGCATCACCTTTAAAGTCGCCAACATTAGCAAATTTATATTTACCAGCTACTTCAAATGCTTGCATAGAGCCACCTAGATTTACGCCAGTATGACAAGTAACACAGCCTTTATCAATGAAAGTTTGTAAGCCTTGTTTTTCAGCTTTATTTAGAGCTTTTAAGTTGCCATTCATAAATTTATCAAATTTAGATGGAGTAAGAAGGGTTCTTTCAAAACTTGCAATCGCATCAGCTATATTATCAAATGTTATACCATCTTTGTATATTTTTTTAAATTCAGCTTGATATTCAGGAAGTGAGCTAATTCTCTCTACAGCTAATTTAGCTGGAGTTGCCATCTCTGGTTCAGCCTCGATAGGACCTTTGGCTTGATCTACTAAAGTCATAGCACGACCATCCCAAAATTGAGTTGTATTTAGCACAGAGTTATAAACTGTTGGGCTATTTAGATGATGCGGATTTATCGTCCATTTGTGGCCTACAGCAGCAGCAATACCATCAGTTCCACCTAGACCTAGGTTGTGGCATGTATTACAGCTGATTATACCGCTTTTTGATAGGCGTGGTTCAAAATATAGCTTTTTACCAAGTTCAGCTTTTGCTTCGCTAAATTTATTTGGCTTTACACCTATCTCTTTTAGCAACTCATCAACTTGCGCTTGTGTGGTTGGAAGTGCTCTTAAACCAGCATCCTTAGCAGCTTTTAAAAGATCAGCATCGCTAGCTGCAAATACAGATGTAGCAACTAATACAGAACCTAAAAGTAATGTACCTTTCATAAAAAACTCCTTACAAAATTTAGTTTGCGATGAGTAATATAGTAATTGAAAGTAAATAAAAAATAAATTTTTTAACTTGATAAAATCACTCATTTACAATTATTTTTATTAAATATAAAATTTACTTATTTTATTTAAGATAATTTTAATCTTTTTTAAATGATAGAATGGGGTTTAAAAGCTATTTAAACGAAAATATGATTAATATAAATAGTTAAATTTATAATAAAATTTTATATAAAAATTCCAA encodes:
- a CDS encoding cytochrome-c peroxidase, with the protein product MKGTLLLGSVLVATSVFAASDADLLKAAKDAGLRALPTTQAQVDELLKEIGVKPNKFSEAKAELGKKLYFEPRLSKSGIISCNTCHNLGLGGTDGIAAAVGHKWTINPHHLNSPTVYNSVLNTTQFWDGRAMTLVDQAKGPIEAEPEMATPAKLAVERISSLPEYQAEFKKIYKDGITFDNIADAIASFERTLLTPSKFDKFMNGNLKALNKAEKQGLQTFIDKGCVTCHTGVNLGGSMQAFEVAGKYKFANVGDFKGDANGMVKTPTLRNVTETAPYFHNGAIWKLEEAVKEMGSVQLGIEISDAEAKSIITFLNALTGEKPKVIYPQFPASTEATPKPEL